From the genome of Periplaneta americana isolate PAMFEO1 chromosome 17, P.americana_PAMFEO1_priV1, whole genome shotgun sequence:
ggcctagactgaccagccagctgctggcctcacacccacatgctgaagcagaggtggatgatcatccaaccagaatagaggtatcatgtggttagaacaatgatcccccagccgttatagctggctttcgcaaccggatttcgctacctatcgtagctctccaaacgcatcacaatgctggatgggcaccggtcctatacactggccgaaatttcatgagaaaatttcttcccccatgaggactcgaaccagtgcacattccgtaacgcgggtcctaggcaggatgccttagactacgatgCCATGGCATGGgactgtcagtagatttactcagatgtaaaagaactcctgcagaacaaaatatcggCACACcagtgacactgatataacctcggcagttataaGCAAcgttaaatagaaaataatttacaataatgtgatgtaatataaaaatagagTTCTAAAATGACAATGGCATATTTATGTcctgtaacatttatttttatagtcAGATAGAAATATGGCTGAAAATATACTTGAAGGTTTTTGTGACAAACTTGCAACTGTACATAAAATGTAATCTTTCGATAATGCACAAAAGTCATTGTTTTATACAGACCTATCAATTTAACGTAAGTTACAACATTGTAGATGAAACTATGAGTAATATTTCACCCCTAATTAGAATTCTCTCCCCCTCACCATCTCCTTTCTCTCACTCCAAAGCAAAATTTTGTAACTGGTGTCACACTAATTCACTTGCCCTGATATTGATATTACGGAGTGATTATAGCAAAGTGTTCGAAGGAAACCTGCTCCACGACcactttatccaccacaaattccatagaatataaagaaatcaaaataaGAACTAGAACTCAAATTAATAATGATACAACTTATTACACATTCGAAGTGGAGAGACAGATGATAATTTTGCAATGAACTATGTTGTGCAAACCGAAGTATCTTTGGTGAGAAGCTGTCAACTAAgctaaaagaaaaaaacagttACTTACCTTGATGGGAAGCGAACCAGCTACAAAAGCCCAGCCCCATATTCGCACAACATGACCACTGTCAACCAAGCTGACGGCCTTCAACTGCTTCACTGGATTCACTCTTATATGCACCTCACCTCCACCCTTAGGGAAGTAACCTCTGCAACATAAGCAAGATAagataaaatttgtataaggcTAAGGCTATTGTTATTTTACATCATGGACAAAGAACATACACTTGCTGAAAGTATGAACTCTTTATAGTCCTTATACAAGGTGCGGCAAAGGAGTTAGATGGTTTTAGAAAGCCATTTACTAAGCAACATTGGGAGTTATGGATATTGATCGACCGTCGTTTGTTAACGTTTTTTACGCCATTTTGTGTAATCATGGAGGCATGAAGTGCGGAGCATCATGCTTTTATCGTCaagacatttttcaagaatgatGACTCAAaagtatcaaacgatttttataTTGAAAGTATTTGTTTCTGCAAACTAAAATCATGTGTTTATCACTATATACATCTCACAGAAGCCAGTGAAGGAAAATGAAAActgtgccttctttggtgtagcttttccgAAAAAAATAccaacataattatttttaagggTGGGTAATGTTAAGAAACGAATGAAGAGTTCATTTTTAAGGTGGTACATTCAAGTAAGCACCTATTTGAGAAAAATGTCtgttaccatttctgtaatattcTCCTTAGCGGGAGCATGTCAATCCGCAATATATCATTattggaaagaagaaaaaaaaaaaaaaaaaaaaaaaaaaaaaaaaaaaattgaatatcactgtaaatgtattacattcaagatattactagtggctggagcagcaaatgctgcatttattttcttgcactggcTATGATATTCATTAAAAGCTCAAGTTCTTTGCTTTATGATTATGCTGAGATTATTCTCAGTAAGCAGTGATCTACAATCATTTGAAGTCACATAACTATCAACCACTTAAATGTTCCATATCCCTTGCCATCTTTTTATTGgcacatatttaaaagaaatttactAACCTCCTGATAATCTTGTAGTCAAAGGTAGCGCCAAATCTCTCTAGAAGTGgtctaaaaatctaaaaaagaaAGGTTACATTTTTTATAACATGCTTcgacaaaagtaaaaaaaataaacagcaaGTTATATCCATATTATAGCAATAACTTCGTTATTTATTGAATAattgtttcaacattattctaaaTTTTAAGTTGATTTGTCAATGCCCCTTTTCTTCCTTCATCTGACAGTATTTTAATCAGAAAACATGGGATTATTTTATAAATACCTCAGTGGTATAATCAATTTGGGGTGCCATCTCTGCATTAGTCCCCCCTCTCAGTTTCAAAATGGTTGTTCCATTGCTGAACATGATACAGGGCAGTGCAACTTGGATCAGTAATCCAACACTCCTGAAATGGATACAAGAGTgctcaatatatttaaattacaaacagATTCATAAGCAAGTCAAAAAGACATTTATATAAAGATGCTTGTACATAACACATTGTAATTGCATGCATAAAAATTATATACACGTAGTTCAGACCAGAAGATGCTGCTACCTAGCAAGCAAGTCACCTCCTTCCTTTCTGTCAGTCCTCATGTACCCACTGAGCCaccttaaggagttaggtacagcttagagcagtaaaattttggaaatattcaacatttttttctccatgactgtatcttgtacaataatgaaaattagtatgtgtaaaacaccatTCTTCTGctgtacgaaaaaaatatttacatttttttttttttcaaaattcagttaactgtgcagtgatgaagcgtttcccacataactaaaaaactaaccaacattctgtgatgaaattttttgtgtgtatttatacatgtcatatctacaatatgatgcaaaaccacttctctacctttgatagattatctgataaaaaataaactcatttaaaaatggtcaaatatcagtattttcttctaacacaaaataaaaaaaaatattatttattaaatattattatgatgtactgaagtacatatgatatttctgagCAGAAAttttgcgttaccatatgatgaaggatgaggggaaggtaaaaaaaggtatccccataacatgccatgaaggcacttggggggcatggaggtagagccccatgctttccatgacctcggcactagaatgaggtggtgtgatcagcaccacgctctgaccgccttttacccctgggaaggacccggtactcaattttataggaggctgagtgaacctcggggccgttctgaaagtttggcaatgagaaaaaatcctgtcaccacctgggatcgaactccggaccttccagtccgtagccagctgctctaccaactgagctactgaaGGATGAgggaaacagagaaaaattctctctggcattgggatttgaacccgggttttcagctctacgtgctgatgctctatccactaagccacaccggattcccatcccgatgtcagattgaatcctctcagtttaagttccaatatatgatatgcgaaagataatcacttttttatttaagacagcacttattccgtcggatcccagccgcttagtcactcataacgaatgcacctctgcacgtgtatggacattgtgccactgtcatacatctatgaagcAGTGCATGAAGGTAGGCCACTATAGGGAACCCAAGAggcggaacttaaactgagaggattcaatctgatatcgggatgggaatccggtgtggcttagtggttagaATGTCAgaacatagagctgaaaacccggcttcaaatcccagtgccagagagaatttttctctgttcctctcatccttcattatttattaaggaatgtagatgaaagagcatgatattgtaaacatgagtttcagcaataaaataaaaagagagaactgAAAAAAGGAGGAGTAAGTTTTAGTTCAGTACGAATTTCGCTAAGATTGAATGCCCAGTCTACAATGATTCATCTATATACTGAGTGATACAGTCAACTAGAGCGTTTTGCCAtcacagctccggaaaaatcgctgtgatagataatagcgattttgtcacagtgatTTTTGTGTCTGAATGGTTCTTGGTGATTGTGAGTGTTGTAACACCCTGGCATTCACAGAATCATTCATTAAAGATGATGGTAGGCAATACATGCTACATTCTAACAGTCGTAATGTAGAAGTTTCTTGTTGCTGCAAATCCCAGCTTATCTGGGGTCTTCAACTCTTCAATTCGTggtcattttacaaaattaaggaaTGTAACTGTTCTTTGCAAGGGGAATGTATATCGGAACACAACCAGAATGAATCCGAACATAACAATCAAAAGGCATAGTAAAGCCTGCAATGTATCGAACACAAATCTTCGTTTTGAGACTCAAACCATTAACTGGTGACCAGTGATGTGTTCGGTCTTTCCTTTCACATATTCCGTAACATATGATTATTATTTGAGATTTTATAGTGATCAGTAACGagtgttatattgttaaattattctAAATTAATCGCATTTAGCAATACTGACTATATAAATTAGCAttaattatactgggtgttcatttcaaagtgtgtcatgacgtcactgttgatgagtcagcgatttgaagcgagtttcagattttatgtcagagaagttgcctattaatcaaggcgttcaatgtgaacttgagaacgtgtacactataacttgaacatcgtagcaacagatggtggtctgttcggtctatgtgctaccataacctctttcgaactgtgttttgcgcggccaagtcgtacacagggtatttgttatcatcggttgcgtaccacaacattccacaatacaaatcaaatgctctgtaTCCATGGTGACCGTCGAAATtattgtcaacaaatacgtaagtaatcgtcttaaccctctccccatatctcgacagtaagaaaaaaactcacctcagtacatgtttcgaaacagttcatattcctgccactactggcgttaccgtacgtatcggtaagtactcttcagaatgaacgccgtacttgctaggcaacttttctggcacataggtaatacacctccgcggaagtgtaggaagattgaattctctaggctcatcggctagccacatgacgacatatagcaagccatgacacactttgaactgaacacccagtatttaatCAAAACATTTCGAGAAAACAGTAATGTTCAACTCTCTTAAGCGAATTGAATTGATATACTGTTGCCATGTCTTGTATAAACAATAGCGATTAGCGCATGAGTATACTAAAAGCAAACCACACTCTGGCCAGTGTTAACTGTGAGGTGTCTCAAGAATGTTTTCGAAGCTGAGTCATTCGTGGGAGAACACAGTCGATAGTGAGTGCTTCAGTATCAAAGAATTGCCCTCGTTAACCTCTAGAGTGGGATGATAGTTACTTAGATCCCAGATATGTTGTTCCTCCATGGGAAACACAAGGACAAAATGCACATATTGAAAACAGTCGGCAGCTTTTGATTTCTAGTAAGCTCTGGGATCTGTATCTGTGCTAAGTAACATGCGGAAATACTTGTGTAGTGTCTACGTATCGTTTCAAAGGAGAGAAGAATGCTACGAACTTTTGTATCAACTCAATAGAAAAACAGTCTTTACATTCTCAGATATAATTCTACTAGAACTGTAATAATCaagttaggcctattaataaaaGGAAATTACTTACCCTGCTGTTCCAGTGTCTGCAAAGTATTCTCCACACTTTACTTTCCCAGGATGCAACACAACTTCTGTGGAGCCTATTTCTCCGCCTTTAAGTTTTCCTTTGCTTATGTCACTCACAATCTGCACACCTGACAACATTAAACGAAAATGTCAGTCACAAATTCCtacagataattttattatgaacaaataattttatatatcagTAAAAGCGATTTTAGattagcctatattttaataCCTTCAGCTTTAATGATTAATTCAaacataattccataattttgtaCATTAAGCTAATGTTCAGGAATTTTTTTACTAACAGCATGAAAAAGGAATAAGTGGTAATGCTTCTTTCTGCTCGTACAGTAAACCCTCGATTTAACgggcaattttattattatattttttaatttattattattattattattattattattattattattattattatttgtggtcaCCAGTGAAAGCATGCCTTATGTAGTCCTGTGCGATGTGGTGATGCGATTTTGTGCCAGCCAAAGCACACCATATGTAATgagataaaaatgtaaattagtcCTGTGTAATGTGGTGATGTATTATTGTTACGATGTTAGCTTCAGAAAAATGGTATGTACATTTAACATGTAacattaatatgttcaaattacaattatattttaaaatattgttttaaaaattcgcTATTTAACAGACACCCCTTTATCCCCTCAAAAGTCCGTTAAATTAAGGGTTTACTGCattccaccacagtctactatatacagtcacgaagcttgagttttgagggtgctagaaacaatagactgtgacggtactattttgcattgcctgtaatgaggcgatattagcgatcctagtggtgagcaactatctaatgtttgcatatttactatgtattgagcttcacgactgtatatactagactgtgattccaCTCGTATAGCTTCGTGTCAACAGACGTTAAGCAGATGTTAGTACTGTGGAAGAGACTGAACAAATGCAATTAAAGCATATTATGTAGACctatttgtgttgaaaatgatgtaggtATGGTCTTcaccaattaatttttatttatgagaAATTTATCAAATGAAAGGCAAAGTGTAACAGAAAATACCATAAATGTGGTTGCATTAAGACCCTCTAGAAGTTTTAAAATTTGGAATATGACCTTACAGTGTCATTAGAAAGTTATGCAACTTGCAAGAAGATCACGTACTAGCAAAAACTATCACTCCACCTGCGAAATGTGCAtagctcaaataataataataatattgtccaTGACAAGCTTCAACGTCCTTGTCTTATCTCCTTGTCAAAACCGACTGCAGTAAGtggcagtgactgtcttttcagcattGCCAACTGTTccacaacaatgttaaaaaaaagtttaaatctaaCTTAAGTCATCTACcaagaaattattaaattttaacacacatCCTAACCTATTACTATCTTGAAAGTGCGAAATGTTCTTAACTGTAACAATCCAATATTTTAACTGCTCTATTCTTAATTCTActtcataaaacataataattttgaaCATTACCACGCAGAAATGTTTTCACATTATGTAACAAAacactttattttcacaatttggCACATCTTCCAGTTATTACATGATCACGTTTCTCTGTTATGATCTTCTCCAAAGAAGACACAAGTTACACATCAGCAGATCATCGGATGAATAATAATCTTCATCCATGTAAGTAGTTTTTCTCTACGAATCATCCATTTAATTATCAAGCAATGGCTCATCTGCGagtatcaatgttaacagtaatgCCTACAAGATGTAAGGTTAAACCAAAAGTGGCATATGTGAAAAGCTGTCGGCTTCTGCTATCCATAATATAGAAAAACTGGATTTTAAAACCAAAAACATAAGCTCCAAGGACGACATTCAGCTTATCAGTGCACAACGAGAAACAGCATAATATGAGAAAGAGCAGCAGCGTCTTCTAGGAAATTCCCGAATTATTTTCCAAAGAATAATGAATACAAACACAGGCAGTTGTGGCTACTTTTAACTTCAGGTTTTCACATTCAGTCTAGAAAAACTGAAATGTGATGAAGAGATCGTGGAGAGTAATGGATGAAAGTCAGATGTCCGAGTGTACATAGATCATGATAATAGATACCACACCGAACTTCATTCCCACAGTATGGTAACGAGATTAAGAAACAAACGTAAACACAAGCTTAATGTATACAGGGGCAGGCAAATGCCAGAATAGTACCTATTGCAAAGGGAGGTAATCCCTTCCTTTTTCAGTCCTGTAACCCTTCATTATCACCCAATTCCCAAACGTCATCACCTGTCTTCAGTGACAGATCTGACATTTATCTAGGAAATATAACAACTAGCCGAatgtaaatccagacgtttgagatgggcagggcatgtaacacatatgggcgaatccagaaatgcatatagtgtgttagttggaggccagagggaaaaagatctttggagaggccgagacgtagatgggagaacgatattaaaatggatttgaggtaggtgggatatgatgatagagactggattaatcttgcacagaatggggatcaatggcgggcttatgtgagggcagcaatgaacctccaggttccttaaaagtcataagtaagccGAATGTGCTCCCTCTGGGGGAGGCAATAGAGGCTATCATTCTGGAACTTGTAAGTGGAAACACCCAAGAAACATTCTTATTCCTTCAACTGATTTGATAGGTTAGTGGGCTAAATACAATTCATAGTGAAGCTACTGTTGCAGGTTTAATTCACTGACAAAGCATTTTAAAAAGCGCTAAACCGTAATACAATACCCGTATATTACCAATCTGTAGGTATTGTGGCGACTGATAGAACTAcacgagacagagagagagagaaagttagtggaaagaaagaaagaaacaaagatacacagccatttattaaacatttaaatttttccCCCCTCATTAACCCAGAAACATTGTATTCACGCAGTCACATTTGAGCACATCATTATCTGCATTCTAGACATTTACCAAAACTGAACTATTCAGCAAAAACAGTTGCAAACCTTTTCAAATATGATCAAATAATTGATGTCTAATACCGTAACTAGTTTTTAATTACTACTCTGATCTTTAATACTCAAAATGTGACCACTGGAATGAATGTACAGattgttttaaaatacatgatgaTTTTAAAAATACCTTTAAGATGTTGAGCTCTTAGTCCGGGATTGCTTCTTCCAGCACGAATATTGAACACTCTAACCGGTACTTGTTTCAAAACACTGAAAGCCAAGGCCATTCGAAGAATTTGGCCACCCTGaaaaataatagtaggcctattagaaatGTACACTGAGTTACAGTCCCCTCTGTAGgcttattaagtaatattattctaacacTTTTGTGTATAACAAACATTATGATTGTGTGAAATGAAGTGTCTTACTCTACGAGATTAGGTTACTTGCATACGATGGGTTTATACGGTACAtgctcttgtttagtcaactgtccgagacaggtctgaatctcacaagtgataccaagtaggcaccatttatgaggcaactatgatatggagaaatattttatatatgagactatataaaatgtttttaaaaacggCAAGGTGTGCTTTCTTTTGTCGTTCTATGTGAAGGTGTGTCCTTACAAAATGCCAGATATACTGTTTAAATTAACTGAAGACGTAAAACGACCGACAAAAAAGTCATTATTTTCTACAGGATACTATAGTttcaaagaacttcaaatagaccTAATTGCACTATGTTTTACCTAAACAAATGATTAACTTAAAAGTACCGGTAGGCTAATGTTTACTTCACACTGAATTACCTACAAATAATATTAGGCATACACTTCACAATCGATGAAAATCTTCAATCAATACCCGTGTAAATTGTGTACAAGTTCAAAATTAAACTTGAAAATAAGCAGCATACACATGTGCAATACTACTGAAATTAAGAGAAGTTATTATGTCACGGTATGACATAATATGCTGTAACTTTCGATCGTCCCACTATTGTCTTCACAATCTGATCACGACAAAAAAATCCATAAAAATGAGGAAATATAAAATCAAACTCATGACAGACTAGGGTAAAAATTCCTTCGATGCGTAGacctactttatttttttttgcaaaaaaaaaaaccgtacccAATTACATGATAAATCCTATTGATATAAAGTCAACATTTAAAATCCTCGACGAAGCTACAGAGGTATACCAaccaaatgaattaataaattgcgAATAAATAGCGAATTTTAAACCCAGGAACGTATCCTGACTGTTTTGAGAATCATAACCTAACCTTCAGGCATGCTTTCATACCGGCTTTTTCATGCCTTTCATGTTCACTACAGAACACCAAAATTTAACAACGCTGATACTTACACCTTCCAGCATGCCACCATCTATATCTTTCACTAGCTCTGACATGTTGTTGCTTTGAGGTTGCAACAGATAAAGACTGACAATTGTAATAGCTACACAAGTATTTGACATCAAATAGCAAAATCATACAGAATTCAGTTCATGACATGCGCCACACGCCAAACGGACTTGTCATTACAAGAGTATTGCTTGTCttcaacaaaattacataaaatatcctATACGAAGAAATGGTATCATttctattattcatattattatatttttactcaAAACTGAATATGTAGTAATTTAACTGTAATTCTGAGTCCATTACAGACATTAATAATATCCAATAGGCTTATTATATTTTTACGAATTGTCAgaaataaacatttcattcaattcTGTTTGGAAGAGATCGTAAAATATCGTATCATCGTATATGCAGTGAATGAGGAAAAATGACGTCTAGCGAGACAGCTGATGTAAACATGACTGGAGAAGATTTTGCTCCATTAGAGCCGTCTCTCCAAAATATTATTGATCAAAGGTCACTTCGTTGGATTTTTGTGGGAGGAAAAGGTGGTGTAGGTAAAACAACATGCAGGTTTGTACACATTTTCAATGCAATACTCTTGTTCGCCTTGTATAGGTTAGCATAGCCGCTGATTTGAAGGTCGACTACCTACTCCgtcattgactttgaacatagtatATGAATCGTTCTTAATATAATGCGGGTCCCCGTgtgtctaatttttatataaacgtTCTCAGAAGAGCGAAGTTCGTAACTAGGAAGTCATAATATAGAAAAACATCTAATTATTGTACAGATAATTAATGAAATACCAGAACTGCAGTGTTAGG
Proteins encoded in this window:
- the Rtca gene encoding RNA 3'-terminal phosphate cyclase gives rise to the protein MSNTCVAITIVSLYLLQPQSNNMSELVKDIDGGMLEGGGQILRMALAFSVLKQVPVRVFNIRAGRSNPGLRAQHLKGVQIVSDISKGKLKGGEIGSTEVVLHPGKVKCGEYFADTGTAGSVGLLIQVALPCIMFSNGTTILKLRGGTNAEMAPQIDYTTEIFRPLLERFGATFDYKIIRRGYFPKGGGEVHIRVNPVKQLKAVSLVDSGHVVRIWGWAFVAGSLPIKVAHLMADSAVQTLRSALRNVDVNIERYKEHPDEAVGTGSGINLVAETSTGCLLGGSALGKRELKAEQVGQNAANELLQSINAGACVDSYSQDQMILLMAVAHGKSRVKCGPVTLHTQTAIHVAQLLTEAKFNVINEGTDSSIIECEGIGLVNANQIA